The following proteins come from a genomic window of Cronobacter muytjensii ATCC 51329:
- a CDS encoding phage head closure protein, which yields MQAGKLNKRILLQKPVKTQNPTSGAIESGWADVVQVWANVTDLSARDFVAAKAGQNEVTTRIIIRWRDDVTDKHRILYRGRIYDIQGVLEDDKSGREYLTLPCSRGVNDG from the coding sequence ATGCAGGCCGGAAAGCTGAACAAACGTATATTGCTACAAAAGCCTGTAAAAACACAAAACCCAACCTCCGGCGCGATCGAAAGTGGCTGGGCGGATGTGGTTCAAGTATGGGCTAACGTTACAGACCTCTCCGCGCGCGATTTTGTGGCTGCAAAAGCAGGTCAGAACGAGGTAACGACGCGGATCATCATCCGCTGGCGTGATGACGTCACGGATAAGCACCGCATTCTTTACCGTGGGCGCATTTATGACATTCAGGGCGTGCTGGAGGACGATAAAAGCGGGCGAGAATATCTGACGCTGCCATGCTCCCGGGGGGTTAACGATGGCTGA
- a CDS encoding phage portal protein gives MNERELTLIKVLGEEFSHALAEMREGFRKSLDQQRQEYDEKLSLLSRQLEEIKSVPAPDFAAMVEEAVAALPAPEVLQLPDIASMVTDAVAAIPAPQDGKSLTPDDVQPMLQEMVDKAFRGLPTPKDGKDYDPAVLKQAVEEAVSSAVAGIPAPQDGKSLTPDDVQPMLQEMVDKAFRGLPTPKDGKDYDPAVLKQAVEEAVSSAVAAIPVPQDGKSLTSEDVQPMLEQLVAASMPVLPDVKKLVSEAVAALPTAEPGRDGEDGRDALALEILPVIDEGKSYPRGSYATHNGGLWRAYEKTHGMRGWECVVDGVAGVEVERSGQRRFTLTVNRSSGSSETKSFDVPVMIYKGVFKSGQDYLPGDTVTWGGSLWHCDNQTQDRPGETGSKGWTLATKRGRDGRDKT, from the coding sequence ATGAATGAACGCGAATTAACGCTAATAAAGGTGCTTGGTGAAGAGTTCAGTCACGCTCTCGCTGAAATGCGTGAAGGGTTTCGTAAAAGCCTTGATCAGCAGCGTCAGGAATACGATGAAAAGCTGAGCCTGCTTTCCAGGCAACTGGAAGAAATAAAAAGCGTCCCGGCACCCGACTTTGCCGCCATGGTGGAAGAGGCTGTGGCAGCTCTGCCCGCGCCTGAGGTTCTTCAACTGCCTGATATCGCCTCCATGGTCACTGATGCGGTTGCCGCAATTCCGGCTCCGCAGGACGGAAAAAGCCTGACGCCCGATGACGTGCAGCCGATGCTGCAGGAGATGGTGGACAAGGCATTCCGCGGCTTACCAACACCGAAAGACGGTAAGGATTACGATCCGGCGGTACTGAAGCAGGCAGTGGAAGAGGCCGTAAGTAGTGCTGTCGCTGGCATTCCGGCACCGCAGGACGGAAAAAGCCTTACGCCCGATGACGTACAGCCGATGCTGCAGGAGATGGTGGACAAGGCATTCCGCGGCTTACCAACACCGAAAGACGGTAAGGATTACGATCCGGCGGTACTGAAGCAGGCGGTGGAAGAGGCCGTAAGCAGTGCTGTCGCTGCCATTCCGGTACCGCAGGACGGCAAAAGCCTTACATCTGAAGACGTGCAACCCATGCTGGAGCAACTCGTCGCAGCGTCAATGCCGGTTCTTCCGGATGTGAAAAAGCTGGTTAGCGAAGCCGTGGCCGCATTGCCGACAGCTGAACCGGGCAGGGATGGCGAAGATGGCCGCGATGCGCTGGCGCTGGAAATTCTGCCAGTCATTGATGAAGGGAAAAGCTACCCTCGCGGCTCTTATGCAACTCATAACGGCGGCTTGTGGCGTGCCTATGAGAAAACGCACGGCATGCGAGGCTGGGAATGTGTGGTTGACGGTGTGGCTGGCGTGGAGGTTGAGCGTTCCGGGCAACGGCGTTTCACCCTGACGGTTAACCGTTCCAGCGGTAGCAGTGAAACCAAATCGTTTGACGTTCCGGTCATGATTTATAAAGGCGTTTTCAAATCCGGCCAGGACTACCTGCCGGGCGACACGGTGACGTGGGGCGGCTCGCTCTGGCACTGCGACAATCAGACGCAGGACAGGCCAGGAGAGACGGGCTCGAAAGGCTGGACGCTTGCTACCAAGCGCGGGCGCGACGGGAGGGATAAAACGTGA
- a CDS encoding head-tail connector protein, whose protein sequence is MIELVTVPQAKEHLRIDDDAGDADLTLKIQAGSAAILAYVQGSRDLVVNSDGALIEGEPLRRTQTALLMLLGWLDRNRGGEEEEKLQQGELPFSVTMLIYDLRRPTII, encoded by the coding sequence GTGATTGAACTTGTCACTGTCCCGCAGGCAAAAGAGCACCTGCGCATTGATGATGATGCCGGTGATGCTGATCTGACACTGAAAATTCAGGCTGGCAGCGCCGCCATTCTCGCTTATGTCCAGGGAAGCCGTGACCTTGTTGTCAACAGTGATGGCGCGCTGATCGAAGGTGAACCGCTACGACGCACGCAGACGGCGCTGCTCATGCTCTTGGGCTGGCTGGATCGCAACCGGGGCGGTGAAGAGGAAGAAAAGCTTCAGCAAGGTGAGCTGCCGTTCTCCGTGACGATGCTTATCTACGATCTCCGTCGGCCGACCATTATTTAA